From a region of the Methylomonas rapida genome:
- a CDS encoding response regulator — protein MSKTDPVIIIVEDELAIRQFLRTALRLQGYTVFEAETGQRGLVEANIRKPDLLILDLGLPDMDGIEVIKAIRAWSTLPIIVLSARSQERQKVDALDLGADDYLTKPFGVEELIARIRVALRHANRKEQSLDNDVLVTGGLKVDLSKRLVSVDGREIALTPIQYRLLAVLAKNAGKVMTHRQIMKEVWGPSYVDNVHYVRMYMSQLRHKLETDPAKPQYLVTESGLGYRLKIKDE, from the coding sequence ATGTCAAAAACCGATCCCGTCATCATTATCGTCGAAGACGAGCTGGCCATACGCCAATTCCTGCGCACCGCTTTGCGCCTGCAGGGATACACCGTGTTTGAGGCCGAAACCGGCCAACGCGGCCTCGTCGAAGCCAACATACGCAAGCCCGATTTGCTGATTTTGGACTTGGGCTTGCCGGACATGGATGGCATCGAAGTCATCAAGGCCATTCGAGCATGGTCCACGCTGCCGATCATCGTGTTGTCGGCGCGTAGCCAAGAGCGACAAAAAGTCGATGCACTCGACCTCGGAGCTGACGATTATTTGACCAAACCGTTTGGTGTCGAGGAACTGATTGCAAGAATTCGAGTAGCCTTGCGCCATGCGAACAGAAAGGAACAATCACTGGATAACGATGTGTTGGTGACGGGCGGTTTGAAAGTGGATTTGAGTAAGCGCTTGGTCAGCGTCGATGGCCGGGAAATCGCTTTGACACCGATTCAATACCGCTTGTTGGCGGTATTGGCCAAAAATGCCGGCAAGGTCATGACGCACCGGCAGATCATGAAAGAAGTCTGGGGACCTTCTTATGTAGACAATGTACATTATGTCCGGATGTATATGAGTCAACTGCGGCATAAACTCGAAACCGATCCGGCTAAACCGCAGTACTTGGTTACGGAATCCGGTCTAGGCTACCGGCTGAAAATAAAAGACGAATAA
- a CDS encoding methyl-accepting chemotaxis protein, which translates to MKRIDTVLIWLVMFISFACWLWGMSGAPICPYPYILMSLLAVAALFFSRRGRQSSKMVQQARLYQLHTMMSEYHSLCDHVAGHTQDQFSTLQRDTQQACQIMRESVVKLYGSLTGLEQQSANQRQVLKTLIDEVLQLTGSEVVDAQHNSGLQRFFDETHVLIDEFVGKLRELRQSSAAIATSFEQMQHKILGITGALESVSKLTQQTDLLALNAAIEAARAGEAGRGFAVVADEVRSLASRTRNFNDEIGVLLKDILNSLQEVGTQVTLSTQIDLSLANRSRENLNTLESELIQVTDKARDHSHQITEITERIRQLTEEGVMAIQFEDIVSQIMSGLAQKTSLIGDYLDDFQKLHQDHEQHDGVQRFHVRIERLRSLISGLNPKIPTTESAKIASMEVS; encoded by the coding sequence ATGAAACGTATCGATACCGTATTGATTTGGCTGGTAATGTTCATCTCTTTTGCCTGCTGGCTTTGGGGCATGAGCGGTGCGCCGATTTGCCCATATCCTTACATTCTGATGTCCTTGCTTGCCGTTGCTGCCTTATTTTTTTCCCGGCGCGGGCGTCAGTCTTCGAAAATGGTCCAACAAGCCCGCTTGTACCAGTTGCATACCATGATGTCGGAATACCATTCCCTATGCGACCATGTTGCCGGTCATACTCAAGATCAGTTTTCGACCCTACAGCGCGATACGCAGCAGGCTTGCCAAATCATGCGCGAGTCGGTCGTCAAACTATACGGCAGCCTGACTGGTCTGGAGCAACAGTCGGCCAATCAGCGTCAGGTATTGAAAACGTTGATTGACGAAGTGTTGCAATTGACCGGGTCGGAGGTTGTCGATGCGCAGCATAACTCCGGATTACAGCGTTTTTTCGACGAAACTCATGTGCTGATCGACGAGTTCGTCGGCAAACTGCGCGAGCTTAGACAATCCAGCGCTGCCATCGCAACCAGCTTCGAACAAATGCAACATAAAATACTGGGTATTACCGGCGCCTTGGAAAGCGTGTCCAAATTAACCCAACAAACCGATCTATTGGCCTTGAACGCCGCCATCGAAGCGGCGCGGGCAGGTGAAGCCGGCCGCGGCTTTGCCGTGGTAGCCGATGAAGTGCGTTCACTGGCTTCCCGAACCCGAAATTTCAACGACGAAATCGGTGTTCTTTTGAAAGACATCCTGAATTCGCTTCAGGAGGTGGGCACGCAGGTAACCCTTTCCACCCAAATCGATCTGAGCTTGGCCAACCGCTCGCGAGAAAACCTGAACACTTTGGAAAGCGAGCTCATCCAGGTTACCGATAAGGCCAGAGACCATTCGCATCAAATCACCGAAATCACCGAACGAATTCGCCAGCTGACCGAAGAGGGTGTCATGGCCATCCAGTTCGAGGACATCGTCAGCCAAATCATGAGCGGCTTGGCGCAAAAAACCTCGCTGATTGGCGATTATTTGGACGACTTTCAAAAACTGCACCAAGATCACGAGCAACACGATGGGGTGCAACGCTTCCACGTTCGCATCGAACGTCTCAGGTCACTAATATCCGGCTTGAATCCCAAGATACCCACAACTGAGTCCGCCAAAATAGCAAGCATGGAAGTATCCTGA
- a CDS encoding CBS domain-containing protein translates to MSIFPSVGLIAQKRIFLLAPHISVAEASRLMDERNLSSVIVEAGTQRCLFSIEQLLAYLAKNGDQHAPLAELSLPVLPTITESQHVLAALECLEASAQRYLGILQGDTLTGILTYTDLLAAISPTVLVEKKTVGDLISKSELITFSPDWILEDILCHFKRLEDAVVVVEDGVALGIITTKDVFRAIAGGKSLRGCLPDYMSRPVIVTRTTATVQEALGQLKNHNIKRSVVIGESGDLLGVITQSELVGFVYSAWINLTKYHSDELRELIAGMEQNKTTIDSTSKSLAIGLDTRAILQQKLDDEIGRIYRYQSAPFSIALFAIACHQTRENFPLGLEQIRRQIAVELPQWARATDAVAVWNETTFGVLLPHTLASGAVRFAARIKSRIETLFGDAAAVVNITARQIDSKEQLHEFLADADAIMHPAA, encoded by the coding sequence ATGTCGATTTTCCCAAGTGTTGGATTGATTGCGCAAAAGCGGATATTTTTACTTGCGCCGCACATCAGCGTGGCCGAAGCATCCCGCTTGATGGATGAAAGAAATCTCAGCAGCGTGATTGTCGAAGCAGGCACGCAACGTTGCCTGTTTTCGATCGAGCAACTGCTGGCTTATCTGGCAAAAAACGGCGACCAACATGCGCCTTTGGCCGAGTTGTCATTGCCGGTTTTGCCCACCATTACCGAAAGTCAGCACGTTCTCGCCGCGTTGGAGTGTCTCGAAGCGTCGGCGCAGCGCTATCTGGGCATCCTGCAGGGAGACACGCTTACGGGGATTTTGACTTATACCGACCTTTTGGCCGCCATTTCTCCTACAGTGTTGGTCGAAAAAAAGACAGTGGGCGATCTGATCTCGAAATCCGAGCTGATAACGTTTTCCCCCGACTGGATATTGGAAGACATCTTGTGCCATTTCAAGCGCCTGGAAGACGCCGTCGTCGTGGTTGAAGATGGCGTGGCGTTAGGCATTATCACCACCAAGGATGTTTTCAGAGCCATCGCCGGCGGAAAAAGCCTTAGAGGCTGCTTGCCGGACTACATGAGCAGGCCGGTCATCGTCACGCGGACCACGGCCACCGTTCAAGAAGCGCTTGGTCAGCTTAAAAATCATAATATCAAGCGCTCGGTCGTCATTGGCGAATCCGGCGATTTGCTAGGCGTCATCACGCAAAGCGAGTTGGTTGGCTTTGTGTATAGCGCCTGGATCAATCTCACCAAGTACCATAGCGATGAATTACGCGAATTGATCGCTGGCATGGAACAGAATAAAACTACCATCGACAGTACATCGAAAAGCTTGGCTATCGGGCTCGACACTAGGGCAATATTGCAACAAAAGCTGGATGATGAGATCGGCCGCATCTACCGCTACCAATCGGCGCCATTTTCAATCGCGCTATTTGCCATCGCTTGCCATCAAACCCGTGAAAATTTCCCTCTTGGCTTGGAGCAAATCCGGCGACAAATCGCCGTGGAACTGCCGCAATGGGCAAGAGCCACCGACGCCGTAGCCGTCTGGAACGAAACCACGTTTGGCGTTTTGTTGCCGCATACCCTGGCATCGGGTGCCGTCCGCTTCGCCGCGCGTATCAAAAGCCGTATCGAGACCCTGTTCGGTGACGCGGCGGCGGTAGTGAACATCACGGCTCGGCAAATAGACTCCAAGGAACAACTACATGAGTTCCTGGCAGATGCCGATGCCATCATGCATCCCGCCGCCTAA
- a CDS encoding response regulator transcription factor, with protein MQINFSDYKFVIVVVDSELSTYRGILRICPFPNTETHYFESRDSLFAWLRCHYAQLSQGTWTSCLVVDACFADIFDESAFDVIWLNCSKIYLSRQFKDLQLLRNLYIGSSEFIHKPFKLEEMKLVLEQVFSWHIHRLEISRKFNQLTRRELETCELVVKGFSSSQISAVMGISIKTVKVHRANLMGKIKAKSVADLIRDYHTFTAPSNLTDLAFNVSLGV; from the coding sequence ATGCAGATCAATTTTTCTGATTACAAATTCGTAATCGTAGTGGTCGATAGCGAATTATCCACCTATAGAGGTATTTTGCGTATTTGTCCGTTTCCGAATACGGAAACGCATTATTTCGAAAGCCGGGATTCTTTATTTGCATGGTTGCGCTGTCACTATGCCCAATTATCTCAAGGCACGTGGACATCCTGTCTGGTTGTCGATGCCTGTTTTGCGGATATTTTCGACGAGTCCGCATTCGATGTCATTTGGCTGAATTGTTCTAAAATTTACCTGAGTAGACAGTTCAAGGATTTGCAATTGTTGCGCAATCTCTATATCGGCAGCTCGGAATTCATTCATAAACCTTTCAAACTCGAAGAAATGAAATTAGTGCTCGAACAGGTTTTCTCATGGCATATCCACCGTCTGGAAATCAGCCGTAAATTCAACCAACTCACCAGACGGGAGCTGGAAACCTGTGAGTTAGTGGTAAAAGGGTTTTCTAGCTCACAAATCTCGGCAGTCATGGGCATTTCGATCAAGACCGTCAAAGTTCACCGCGCCAATCTGATGGGTAAAATCAAGGCCAAGTCGGTTGCCGATTTGATCCGGGATTACCATACCTTTACGGCGCCTTCTAATCTCACCGACTTAGCCTTCAACGTCAGCCTCGGCGTATGA
- a CDS encoding DUF2817 domain-containing protein — protein sequence MFSRFPFAEIDTQIFPASYQSARRQWLEQQTDLPYPCQHLRFACAGKGPAGEDLITDVLWLGEQQAENVVVLIAGTHGVEGLTGSAIQTDLLQLLARGQPTFPQRTALLLIHALTPWGFAWLRRCDADGVDLNRNAVDFSAPLPENLGYAALREALFAGDAETRQRLFDQFSAQHGRVALEIAISGGQYHDPAGPFFGGQAPAHGRRVCETLIEQYALSQRRLAVVDLHTGLGPYGYGEIICDHAPDSAGADVARQWYGDAVTLPLSGTSSSVPKTGLLDYLWHAAMDEHSCYVTLEFGTYSTDALFEVLLRDHQLWAQAENADERLAHSLKMRHHFCPNDTAWQEMVLVRARQVIAQAIRGASF from the coding sequence ATGTTTTCGCGTTTTCCGTTTGCCGAGATCGACACCCAGATATTTCCCGCCAGTTATCAGTCCGCCCGCCGGCAATGGCTGGAGCAGCAGACCGACCTGCCTTATCCTTGTCAGCACCTGAGATTTGCCTGTGCCGGAAAGGGCCCTGCAGGCGAGGACTTGATAACCGATGTACTGTGGCTGGGCGAGCAACAAGCCGAAAACGTCGTCGTACTGATTGCCGGCACGCACGGCGTGGAAGGCTTGACCGGTAGCGCGATTCAAACCGACTTATTGCAATTATTGGCCAGGGGTCAACCGACCTTTCCCCAGCGTACCGCGCTGCTATTGATTCATGCACTGACACCGTGGGGCTTCGCCTGGCTGCGCCGCTGCGACGCCGACGGGGTGGATCTGAACCGCAATGCAGTGGATTTTTCCGCGCCATTGCCAGAAAACTTGGGTTACGCCGCATTACGGGAAGCCTTGTTTGCCGGCGATGCCGAAACCCGGCAACGCTTGTTTGACCAATTCAGCGCGCAGCACGGCCGCGTGGCGTTGGAGATCGCCATCAGCGGCGGCCAATATCACGATCCCGCGGGGCCTTTCTTCGGCGGCCAAGCACCGGCGCATGGTCGCCGGGTATGCGAAACCTTGATCGAACAGTACGCCTTGTCGCAGCGGCGTTTGGCCGTGGTTGATTTGCATACAGGCCTTGGCCCTTACGGTTATGGGGAAATCATTTGCGATCACGCGCCCGACAGTGCCGGTGCCGATGTGGCACGACAGTGGTACGGCGACGCAGTGACGCTACCGTTAAGCGGCACGTCCAGTTCCGTGCCAAAAACAGGGCTATTGGACTATCTGTGGCATGCGGCGATGGACGAGCACAGCTGTTATGTCACCCTGGAATTCGGCACCTACAGCACCGATGCGTTATTCGAAGTGCTGCTGCGCGACCATCAACTGTGGGCGCAGGCCGAAAACGCGGACGAGCGCCTGGCGCACAGCTTGAAGATGAGGCATCATTTTTGCCCTAATGATACGGCTTGGCAGGAAATGGTGTTGGTTCGCGCCCGTCAAGTCATCGCTCAAGCGATACGAGGAGCTTCGTTTTGA
- a CDS encoding GNAT family N-acetyltransferase/peptidase C39 family protein, translating into MTLSIRPALLADLDALVALENASFVTDRLSRRSFKHWLTTDTDHRALLLAENEQGLAGYILIIYHPGTRLARIYSLAVDPRQRNSGIAQALIIRGEQTARDDGRLYLRLEVNVDNTPAIRLYEKLGYRKFGFYRDYYQDHSDALRYQKRIRSYKDTPQHRSVHWLRQTTPFTCGPAALMMAMHGLNHAYQPSRQEEIDLWREATTIFMTSGHGGCHPVGLALAAKRRGFAVEVWINQSGPLFIDSVRNDDKKQIIELVDNCFKDQAAAHDIPIHYGNVSQDDLIAAFESGAIPLILISTFAMDRKKAPHWVVMSGFDQDCLYMHDSDPDDSRQSELDCQFIPVAREDFERMSCFGKSRLRTAVIIRPA; encoded by the coding sequence TTGACATTATCGATACGCCCTGCCCTGCTCGCCGACCTCGATGCCTTGGTCGCATTGGAAAACGCCAGTTTCGTCACCGACCGGCTCAGCCGCCGCAGCTTCAAACATTGGCTGACCACCGACACTGATCACCGCGCCCTGCTGCTGGCCGAAAACGAACAAGGTCTGGCCGGCTATATCCTGATCATCTATCACCCTGGCACCCGGTTGGCACGGATATATTCCCTGGCCGTCGATCCAAGGCAGCGCAACAGCGGCATTGCCCAGGCCTTGATCATTCGGGGCGAACAAACCGCGCGCGATGACGGCCGCCTGTATCTGCGGCTGGAAGTCAACGTCGACAATACCCCGGCCATCAGGTTGTACGAAAAGCTAGGGTATCGGAAATTTGGCTTTTACCGGGATTATTACCAGGATCACAGCGATGCGCTGCGCTATCAAAAACGCATCCGTAGTTACAAGGATACGCCACAGCACCGCTCGGTGCATTGGCTGCGCCAGACCACTCCGTTCACCTGCGGACCGGCCGCGTTGATGATGGCCATGCACGGCCTGAACCACGCCTACCAACCCTCGCGGCAAGAAGAAATCGATTTGTGGCGCGAAGCCACCACGATTTTCATGACGTCGGGCCACGGCGGCTGTCATCCCGTGGGCCTGGCATTGGCCGCCAAACGGCGCGGCTTTGCGGTGGAAGTCTGGATCAACCAAAGCGGGCCGCTGTTCATCGACAGCGTGCGTAACGACGACAAAAAGCAAATCATCGAACTGGTCGACAATTGCTTCAAAGACCAAGCCGCCGCCCACGACATACCGATACATTACGGCAACGTCAGCCAAGACGATTTGATTGCGGCCTTTGAATCCGGCGCTATACCGTTGATCTTGATCAGCACCTTTGCGATGGACAGAAAAAAAGCCCCGCATTGGGTGGTCATGAGCGGTTTTGACCAGGATTGCCTGTATATGCACGATTCCGACCCCGACGACAGCCGGCAAAGCGAACTCGACTGCCAGTTCATCCCGGTCGCGCGCGAGGATTTCGAGCGCATGTCCTGTTTCGGCAAAAGCCGGTTGAGAACGGCGGTCATCATTCGGCCGGCCTAG
- a CDS encoding lysophospholipid acyltransferase family protein yields the protein MIDAARILQETYPDFKLGKDNGLAVKALKKLLHEDDFNAFITKNQHLRGFAFLDKLLNHFNFNYQVSNRSYSNIPAEGRLLIVANHPIGTLDGLALVKLIRSVRPDVRIVANRVLTYMEPLQTIFLPVDVLSDKKSLKDSYKAMLDALENEEAVIIFPAGEVSRITPKGIRDGKWQNGFIKLARKARCPILPIHIKGKNSALFYGVSTMYKPMGTLLLVKEMFNKKDQEIRFKVGSPVPFAAIEHSEDSNKQLAQRFSKHVLNLGKKDKAPLFETIETVVHPADAKTIKKALFQSRLLGETRDGKKIFLYRFQHDCPVMQEIARLRELTFRTVEEGTGLALDLDKFDVYYSHIVLWDDNNLDIVGAYRVGEGPKIMASHGIEGFYTSTLFDLNQDFAALLPQSIELGRSFVQPRYWGQHSLDYLWYGIGAYLREKPDIKYLFGPVSISNAYPQMAKELIIGFYRQQFGSNLPTAQAKRPFVLSEQGLQFATQAFDGDYSTSFKVLNSELKKLGVKVPTLYKQYVELCVEKGCHFIDFNVDPDFNNCIDGLIMVEIDKIAPKKRLRYIESALTH from the coding sequence ATGATTGATGCCGCTCGTATTCTGCAAGAAACCTATCCCGATTTTAAATTGGGCAAAGACAATGGCTTGGCCGTCAAGGCCTTGAAAAAGCTATTACACGAAGACGATTTCAACGCCTTCATCACCAAAAACCAGCATCTGCGCGGCTTTGCCTTCTTGGACAAATTGCTGAACCACTTCAATTTCAATTATCAGGTCAGCAACCGCTCCTACAGCAACATTCCAGCCGAAGGCCGGCTGTTGATCGTCGCCAATCACCCTATCGGCACTTTAGACGGCCTGGCCTTGGTCAAGCTGATTCGCTCGGTCCGCCCCGACGTGCGCATCGTCGCCAATCGGGTATTGACCTACATGGAGCCCTTGCAAACGATTTTTCTGCCGGTGGATGTGCTATCAGACAAAAAAAGCCTGAAAGACAGTTACAAAGCCATGCTGGACGCCCTGGAAAACGAAGAAGCCGTAATCATTTTCCCGGCCGGCGAAGTCTCGCGCATCACGCCCAAGGGCATACGCGACGGCAAATGGCAAAACGGCTTCATCAAGCTGGCCAGGAAAGCACGCTGCCCTATCCTGCCGATACATATCAAAGGCAAAAACTCGGCGCTGTTCTACGGCGTCTCCACCATGTACAAGCCGATGGGTACCTTGCTACTGGTCAAGGAAATGTTCAATAAAAAAGACCAGGAAATCCGCTTCAAGGTCGGCTCGCCAGTTCCGTTTGCCGCCATCGAACACAGCGAAGACAGCAATAAACAATTGGCACAACGTTTTAGCAAGCATGTGTTGAATCTGGGTAAAAAGGATAAAGCGCCACTGTTCGAAACGATAGAAACCGTCGTTCATCCGGCGGATGCCAAGACCATCAAAAAGGCCTTGTTTCAATCCCGCTTGCTGGGCGAAACCCGCGACGGCAAAAAGATTTTTTTGTATCGTTTTCAGCACGATTGCCCGGTGATGCAGGAAATCGCCCGCTTGCGGGAACTGACATTCAGAACGGTGGAAGAAGGCACCGGTTTGGCGTTGGACCTGGACAAATTCGATGTCTATTACAGCCATATCGTGCTGTGGGACGACAACAATCTGGACATCGTCGGCGCGTACCGGGTTGGCGAAGGCCCCAAAATCATGGCCAGCCATGGCATCGAAGGTTTTTACACCAGTACCTTATTCGACTTGAACCAGGATTTTGCCGCGTTGCTGCCGCAAAGCATAGAACTAGGCCGCAGTTTCGTGCAGCCACGTTACTGGGGGCAACACAGCCTGGATTATCTTTGGTACGGCATCGGCGCCTACTTGCGCGAGAAACCGGACATCAAATATTTGTTTGGCCCGGTCAGCATCAGTAACGCTTATCCGCAAATGGCCAAGGAATTGATCATCGGTTTTTACCGGCAGCAATTCGGCTCGAATTTGCCAACGGCGCAGGCCAAACGGCCGTTTGTGCTGTCAGAGCAAGGCCTGCAATTCGCCACCCAGGCATTCGACGGCGATTATTCGACCAGCTTTAAAGTCTTGAATAGCGAACTCAAAAAACTGGGGGTCAAAGTCCCGACCCTGTATAAACAATATGTAGAATTGTGCGTGGAAAAAGGTTGCCATTTCATCGATTTCAACGTTGACCCCGATTTCAATAACTGCATTGACGGCCTGATCATGGTCGAAATCGACAAGATCGCGCCGAAAAAACGTCTGCGCTACATTGAATCCGCGCTGACGCATTGA
- a CDS encoding M14 family zinc carboxypeptidase: MRSSAKADFVELTQLEELIDQLGTRTQVEVVERIHHQGREFPIYSLVLGSMRDDVPVLAFFGGVHGLEKIGSEVILSYLNTLTQLLDWDEELNERLERSRLVFMPIVNPVGVFQGTRSNGNGVDLMRNAPIDGTGNIKLYSGHRLSPKLPWYRGDGAEMETEARALCRVVEKHLFNAPLSIALDLHSGFGIHDRLWFPYASIKQAFPGIAEAHALKTLFDRCYPNHFYKIEPMSQEYVINGDLWDYLYDSFMQARSPHHLFMPLTLEMGSWLWLRKSPLHLFQRHGLFHPLLPHRHQRILRRHFTLFDFLYRSLLSPGQWAKLNTDRLDHHRQQAMKLWYG, encoded by the coding sequence ATGCGTAGCTCAGCCAAAGCCGACTTTGTCGAATTGACGCAACTCGAGGAATTGATCGATCAGTTGGGCACAAGGACCCAGGTCGAAGTGGTAGAGCGGATTCATCATCAAGGCCGAGAGTTTCCGATTTATAGCCTGGTTCTGGGGTCGATGCGCGACGATGTGCCGGTATTGGCCTTCTTCGGCGGCGTGCATGGACTGGAAAAAATTGGCTCGGAAGTGATTTTGTCGTATCTCAACACCCTGACCCAGTTATTGGATTGGGACGAGGAATTGAATGAGCGCCTGGAAAGATCGCGCCTGGTCTTCATGCCGATTGTGAATCCGGTCGGCGTTTTCCAGGGCACTCGCAGCAACGGCAATGGCGTCGATTTGATGCGCAACGCGCCGATAGACGGCACCGGAAACATCAAGCTCTATAGCGGCCACCGTCTCAGTCCCAAACTGCCCTGGTATCGCGGCGACGGCGCCGAAATGGAGACCGAAGCGCGCGCCTTGTGCCGCGTCGTCGAAAAACACTTGTTCAATGCGCCGTTGTCCATCGCGCTGGATTTGCATTCCGGATTTGGCATTCACGATCGCTTGTGGTTTCCTTATGCATCGATCAAACAAGCGTTTCCGGGTATCGCCGAGGCGCATGCGTTAAAGACATTATTTGACCGCTGCTATCCCAATCATTTTTATAAGATCGAACCCATGAGTCAGGAATATGTGATCAACGGCGACTTGTGGGATTATCTGTACGACAGTTTCATGCAAGCGCGTTCCCCGCATCATCTGTTTATGCCGCTGACCTTGGAAATGGGCTCCTGGCTCTGGCTGCGCAAGAGCCCTTTGCATTTGTTCCAACGTCATGGCTTATTCCATCCCTTGTTACCGCATCGTCATCAACGCATTTTGAGAAGGCACTTTACCTTGTTCGATTTTCTTTATCGCAGCCTGCTTTCTCCGGGGCAATGGGCCAAATTAAATACCGACAGACTCGACCATCATCGGCAACAAGCGATGAAGCTCTGGTATGGTTGA
- a CDS encoding alpha/beta fold hydrolase, protein MVDMIGQNWLLLRGLSREAAHWGDFVGLLQARFPLAQISTLDLPGTGQRYLETSPCTVAEITESVRRQTLEKGLLNHPLTLVGLSLGGMVAWEWMLRYPQDIAGAVLINTSQANLSPFYQRLRWQSYPNFFKLMLRPSRFERELLILQWVVNRREEDEELASSWEAIQAQRPVSLCNTIRQLTAAARYRPREQRPAVPVLLLNSRGDRLVAPACSEAIHKKWQLALDTHPWAGHDLPLDDGEWVTYRLSTWLERLKHESEII, encoded by the coding sequence ATGGTTGACATGATTGGACAAAACTGGCTGTTATTACGGGGGCTGTCGCGCGAGGCCGCGCATTGGGGAGATTTTGTCGGATTATTGCAAGCACGCTTTCCGTTGGCCCAAATCAGCACCCTGGACTTACCGGGTACTGGTCAGCGTTATCTCGAAACCAGTCCTTGCACCGTAGCCGAAATTACCGAATCGGTACGCCGGCAAACCCTGGAAAAAGGCTTGCTGAATCACCCCTTGACTTTGGTTGGCCTGTCGCTAGGCGGCATGGTCGCCTGGGAATGGATGCTCAGGTATCCCCAAGACATTGCCGGTGCCGTCCTGATCAATACCAGTCAGGCGAACCTAAGCCCTTTTTACCAACGTTTGCGCTGGCAAAGTTACCCTAACTTTTTCAAGTTGATGCTACGGCCTAGTCGATTTGAGAGGGAGTTATTGATCTTGCAATGGGTGGTCAATCGCAGAGAAGAAGACGAAGAACTTGCCTCGTCATGGGAAGCCATACAAGCCCAAAGGCCTGTCAGCCTTTGCAACACCATTCGCCAATTAACCGCGGCGGCCCGCTACCGTCCCCGCGAGCAACGGCCAGCTGTGCCTGTTTTGCTGCTGAATAGCCGGGGCGACCGCTTGGTGGCCCCGGCTTGCTCTGAAGCCATACACAAGAAATGGCAACTTGCATTGGATACTCACCCTTGGGCCGGACATGACCTGCCACTGGACGACGGCGAATGGGTCACCTATCGCTTAAGCACCTGGCTCGAGCGGCTCAAGCATGAGTCGGAGATTATTTAA
- a CDS encoding H-NS histone family protein, protein MTDFNNLSEAEIQALIDNAERALKEKQSSKRKEVIAQIKELAASIGVTVEIHDADKKIDRKGGKVAARYRNPADASQTWTGRGLAPKWMQELLAAGRDKAEFEIK, encoded by the coding sequence ATGACCGATTTTAACAATCTCTCTGAAGCGGAAATTCAAGCACTGATCGATAACGCCGAGAGGGCTTTGAAAGAAAAACAAAGCAGCAAACGCAAGGAAGTCATTGCGCAAATTAAAGAGCTGGCGGCCTCTATAGGGGTGACAGTTGAGATCCACGACGCCGATAAAAAAATCGACAGAAAAGGCGGTAAAGTGGCCGCGAGATACCGTAACCCCGCCGATGCCTCGCAAACCTGGACCGGACGTGGACTGGCGCCTAAATGGATGCAGGAATTGTTGGCCGCGGGCCGCGATAAAGCCGAATTCGAGATTAAATAA
- a CDS encoding DUF2914 domain-containing protein: MAENRVVIKINYDKDKHRKALIDPKMVTVWHTRRILAAIAILVLMLMLMVLWFSAEDTANNIQQAGEQGGAESSAPIQTSGVIKPDVNDSPVNSEDLTRQSGIVKRPAAIIFDKRVIRAALTTVPKSGEPGDSIKVPVVMQPNETLELFYFSEIRNRKDLLLFHRWFKGGRLVYKKQFDLGPGRNKLISSKKVTVKDAGEWQVVLIDNRGKVFSEVNFLINP, from the coding sequence ATGGCGGAAAATAGAGTGGTTATTAAGATAAATTACGATAAAGATAAGCACAGAAAGGCACTCATCGACCCGAAAATGGTAACGGTTTGGCATACCCGGCGCATATTGGCCGCGATTGCGATTCTAGTATTAATGCTGATGCTGATGGTTTTATGGTTTTCTGCCGAAGATACTGCCAATAATATACAGCAGGCCGGTGAGCAGGGAGGGGCGGAATCCTCTGCGCCAATACAAACTAGCGGTGTAATTAAGCCTGACGTAAATGATTCTCCTGTAAATTCAGAGGATTTAACCAGGCAATCCGGTATTGTCAAACGTCCGGCCGCTATCATCTTCGATAAACGCGTCATTCGAGCCGCGTTGACGACCGTGCCCAAAAGCGGCGAGCCTGGTGATTCAATTAAGGTCCCGGTGGTTATGCAGCCGAATGAAACGCTTGAATTATTTTATTTCAGTGAAATTAGAAACAGGAAAGACCTGTTATTATTCCATCGATGGTTCAAGGGAGGTCGCCTCGTATATAAAAAGCAATTTGACCTGGGACCCGGTAGAAACAAGCTGATATCCAGTAAAAAAGTTACTGTGAAAGATGCAGGGGAATGGCAAGTGGTGTTAATCGATAATCGAGGGAAAGTGTTCAGTGAGGTTAATTTCCTGATTAATCCATGA